The DNA window CTTTGAAATGTTACTACGAATCCCGTCAGCACCAATTACAACATGTGCTTTAATTGTTTGCTTTACACCTTCTTTTAAAACATGAAGTTTCTGGATGCTTGAACTGTTCTCAATTCCTACAGCTTTTGTCCTTAAAAGTATATCCACACCTGACTCCACTGCCGTTTGTGCAAGTTTTCTATCGAATGTCTTTCTGGAAACCACATACGCTTTGGTCTGTCCGCCATCGATTTGAAGGGGGATTCCATCAGTTGAGTATATAAATGCACCTTTCACATTATTTAATACAAAATCATCTGAAGGTTCAAGGTCACATTCAGAAACCGCTCTGGTGCTGAGTAGTCCAGTACATCCTACAGGAGAACCAATGGATTGATGTTCTTCAATCAGCAACACACTTGCACCATTGAGCGCAGCGTAACGAGATGCTATTGAACCTGCAGGACCTGCTCCTACAACAACTACATCGTATTTCATAACTTTGTCAAGTAGTTATACTGGATATAAAAGAATTGGGATTAAATGTTTTAATTAGATTATGTTCCGTGTTCCCATTCACGCATATATTTTTCCTGCTCTGTGGTCAATTCATCTATTTCAATTCCGAGTGCCTTTAGTTTCAGTTCAGCGATATAGGTATCGATTTCTGGTGGTACTGCATGCACATCAATATCAAGGTCATTATCTACAAGATGGCGAATACAAAGCGCCTGATTTGAAAAACTCATATCCATTACTTCTGCAGGATGACCATCCCCTGCTGCCAGATTTACAAGACGGCCATCTGCAAGTAAATATATTCTGCGGTCACCAAGATGGTATTCCTTGATGTTTTCGCGTACTGTACGCACTGTTTTTGACATTGATTCAAGTTCTTCCAGATTCATTTCCACATTAAAATGACCGGAATTAGCAAGAATTACTCCATCCTTCATTAATTTAAAATGGTCTCTGGTAAGGACTGAAACATTACCGGTGGTTGTTATAAAAATCTCACCTATTTTTGCAGCTTCATCCATTGTCATCACGCGATATCCATCCATACGCGCCTCGAGTGCTCTTACAGGATTTACTTCTGTTACTATGACATTGGCGCCAAGACCCTTTGCACGCATGGAACAGCCGCGACCACACCAACCATAACCAGCAACAACGACGTCTTTGCCCGCAACCAACAGATTGGTGGTTCTATTTATAGCATCCCATGTTGACTGACCTGTACCATACCGGTTATCAAAAAGGTATTTGGTAAATGCGTTGTTTACAGCTATCACTGGCATTTTTAAAGCATTGTCTTTACTCATGGAATCGAGCCTGTAAACACCAGTGGTGGTTTCTTCTGTGCCTCCTTTAATACCAGAGAGTAATTCCTGACGGGTTTTATGGAGTGTAAATATAAGGTCTCCACCGTCATCTACGGTTATATCCGGATTAATATCCAGTACTTTATTAATGGATTCATAATACTCACTTCTGGAAGCATTATACTTTGCGTAACATGAAACATTGTCCCTTGTATCCAATGCTGCAGCAACATCGTCCTGCGTACTCAAGGGATTACAACCGGTTATAGCGATTTCAGCACCTCCTGACGCAAGTGTCTCCACAAGAACGGCGGTTTTGGCTTCCACATGCAGTGCCATGGCTATCCTGCAGCCTTTAAGTGGTTTTTCAGATGCGAAACCATCCCTTATTATCGACAGTACAGGCAT is part of the Methanohalobium evestigatum Z-7303 genome and encodes:
- a CDS encoding adenosylhomocysteinase translates to MVDDTLLESGNQKIEWARNHMPVLSIIRDGFASEKPLKGCRIAMALHVEAKTAVLVETLASGGAEIAITGCNPLSTQDDVAAALDTRDNVSCYAKYNASRSEYYESINKVLDINPDITVDDGGDLIFTLHKTRQELLSGIKGGTEETTTGVYRLDSMSKDNALKMPVIAVNNAFTKYLFDNRYGTGQSTWDAINRTTNLLVAGKDVVVAGYGWCGRGCSMRAKGLGANVIVTEVNPVRALEARMDGYRVMTMDEAAKIGEIFITTTGNVSVLTRDHFKLMKDGVILANSGHFNVEMNLEELESMSKTVRTVRENIKEYHLGDRRIYLLADGRLVNLAAGDGHPAEVMDMSFSNQALCIRHLVDNDLDIDVHAVPPEIDTYIAELKLKALGIEIDELTTEQEKYMREWEHGT